The genomic interval NNNNNNNNNNNNNNNNNNNNNNNNNNNNNNNNNNNNNNNNNNNNNNNNNNNNNNNNNNNNNNNNNNNNNNNNNNNNNNNNNNNNNNNNNNNNNNNNNNNNNNNNNNNNNNNNNNNNNNNNNNNNNNNNNNNNNNNNNNNNNNNNNNNNNNNNNNNNNNNNNNNNNNNNNNNNNNNNNNNNNNNNNNNNNNNNNNNNNNNNNNNNNNNNNNNNNNNNNNNNNNNNNNNNNNNNNNNNNNNNNNNNNNNNNNNNNNNNNNNNNNNNNNNNNNNNNNNNNNNNNNNNNNNNNNNNNNNNNNNNNNNNNNNNNNNNNNNNNNNNNNNNNNNNNNNNNNNNNNNNNNNNNNNNNNNNNNNNNNNNNNNNNNNNNNNNNNNNNNNNNNNNNNNNNNNNNNNNNNNNNNNNNNNNNNNNNNNNNNNNNNNNNNNNNNNNNNNNNNNNNNNNNNNNNNNNNNNNNNNNNNNNNNNNNNNNNNNNNNNNNNNNNNNNNNNNNNNNNNNNNNNNNNNNNNNNNNNNNNNNNNNNNNNNNNNNNNNNNNNNNNNNNNNNNNNNNNNNNNNNNNNNNNNNNNNNNNNNNNNNNNNNNNNNNNNNNNNNNNNNNNNNNNNNNNNNNNNNNNNNNNNNNNNNNNNNNNNNNNNNNNNNNNNNNNNNNNNNNNNNNNNNNNNNNNNNNNNNNNNNNNNNNNNNNNNNNNNNNNNNNNNNNNNNNNNNNNNNNNNNNNNNNNNNNNNNNNNNNNNNNNNNNNNNNNNNNNNNNNNNNNNNNNNNNNNNNNNNNNNNNNNNNNNNNNNNNNNNNNNNNNNNNNNNNNNNNNNNNNNNNNNNNNNNNNNNNNNNNNNNNNNNNNNNNNNNNNNNNNNNNNNNNNNNNNNNNNNNNNNNNNNNNNNNNNNNNNNNNNNNNNNNNNNNNNNNNNNNNNNNNNNNNNNNNNNNNNNNNNNNNNNNNNNNNNNNNNNNNNNNNNNNNNNNNNNNNNNNNNNNNNNNNNNNNNNNNNNNNNNNNNNNNNNNNNNNNNNNNNNNNNNNNNNNNNNNNNNNNNNNNNNNNNNNNNNNNNNNNNNNNNNNNNNNNNNNNNNNNNNNNNNNNNNNNNNNNNNNNNNNNNNNNNNNNNNNNNNNNNNNNNNNNNNNNNNNNNNNNNNNNNNNNNNNNNNNNNNNNNNNNNNNNNNNNNNNNNNNNNNNNNNNNNNNNNNNNNNNNNNNNNNNNNNNNNNNtctctgtccaaatatttatggacctaactgtatgtcaagTTCAAGGGagttttcttcacttcctgtcttgtagGCACATTAACAAATGAAAGCAAATCTGCCCATACTGATGGAAATCTTCTCTAAGATGTCAGATGTGCTCTTTGGGAGATATTTCTGTTACAATAGCAAATGAAAATTAatcatctttttctttccttcagtTTTTCTGCTGTTGACATTTAGGTCATAAGCACATTTAATGGGTTGTCTGCATGCACCTTAAGGCCTATTTTGCAATTATGGCTGGTGTTTTCCTGTTTATCTAATTACAAAATGGTAGAAATTGTACCCTTGTGTTCGTTGActaagctttgtaaaaaaaactcccacGTTCTACAATTCTTTAGACAAAAacccaaaaggtaaaaaaaacttcatattaaGTAAAAGTAGTACTAAACTGCCTAGTGCTGGGTGGGCTTTTGTCATAATATGCATGTATTATGGCTCACTTACAGTAAATTACAAACTGAAGTTTCACTGGCACTGGGAGTGAGAAGCAAGAGTCCACTGCTCAGTACTTGCACCAGAGAgtgcacaaagaaaataaagtacTAGAGAGATTTTTTTGTACCTCTTTTACTGTTAATGTTTCTTCCAAGATAATCTCTTGCTCTTTTCCTTCATGCAGTTCAGTGCCAAGAACAAAGGACAGGAAGACCTGTGGATGTACATCATTTTTGTAAGCTTTACATCAAAACATAGAAATTCAATATTCAGGGTTCATTTAAACCTATCCACCGTGAATACATTAGTATGCTGAAATGCTAATCTTTTTAACCACATACCATTGCACAGATGCCTTACACCACATTACAATGCACTACCGTTTGTTGCAGTGTGCTGCATCAGAAAATGCTACAGGTCTGGGTTTTATTTTTGCAAGTTAAGAAGTTACGCAAGGTTCATTAATGCACTGTACCAGAAGGGATAGAAGAAAATGCGCCCTTTATTGTTTCAAattaatataaagcaaaaaaatagacATTAATAAAAGATGAGGTGTAGCTTTCAATACCAACCTCTGAGGCAGCCGGTGCTCTTCCTCTACAGATTGCCAGGGTGCTTCCAGGTTTCAGTTCAGCTGCCTGCAAAGTGATATCCTCTGGtactgcaaacacagaaatacttCATAGCTTACCATAGTTGGTCTCagtcaaacaaaaaatatgttatggTAATGTCCTCTTGGGTGACAGAAGGAGTTTCTAGTTTCTCTAAAACCTTAAAGTCTATATTTAATGCACTTAGACAGGAGCTGCGGGGTTTAGGATTTTAAGAAAGCTAGTgaaagctttataaatactttggGACTCTTTAGGCACATGCAATACAGAAAGCTGTGCTAATGCTAGAATGTTTTACTAGCCAGTGACtaaaacatggtttattttgAAGCATATCCTATTTAGGAAAGAATCCTTACATAAACACAGATTTTCCAGAATAGCCTGATGTGGTTGATTGGATGGAATAATGCATAACATTGCCATTCTGACTAACTTTGATTTATTGTGTATACACACTACTATTTTAGTGTACCATTTTAAATTTCTTAGTATAGTACCTGGAGGAAGCAATCTCCCACTTCGGTGGACAGGTCTCAGACACGTATTGCCTAACAAAAANNNNNNNNNNNNNNNNNNNNNNNNNNNNNNNNNNNNNNNNNNNNNNNNNNNNNNNNNNNNNNNNNNNNNNNNNNNNNNNNNNNNNNNNNNNNNNNNNNNNNNNNNNNNNNNNNNNNNNNNNNNNNNNNNNNNNNNNNNNNNNNNNNNNNNNNNNNNNNNNNNNNNNNNNNNNNNNNNNNNNNNNNNNNNNNNNNNNNNNNNNNNNNNNNNNNNNNNNNNNNNNNNNNNNNNNNNNNNNNNNNNNNNNNNNNNNNNNNNNNNNNNNNNNNNNNNNNNNNNNNNNNNNNNNNNNNNNNNNNNNNNNNNNNNNNNNNNNNNNNNNNNNNNNNNNNNNNNNNNNNNNNNNNNNNNNNNNNNNNNNNNNNNNNNNNNNNNNNNNNNNNNNNNNNNNNNNNNNNNNNNNNNNNNNNNNNNNNNNNNNNNNNNNNNNNNNNNNNNNNNNNNNNNNNNNNNNNNNNNNNNNNNNNNNNNNNNNNNNNNNNNNNNNNNNNNNNNNNNNNNNNNNNNNNNNNNNNNNNNNNNNNNNNNNNNNNNNNNNNNNNNNNNNNNNNNNNNNNNNNNNNNNNNNNNNNNNNNNNNNNNNNNNNNNNNNNNNNNNNNNNNNNNNNNNNNNNNNNNNNNNNNNNNNNNNNNNNNNNNNNNNNNNNNNNNNNNNNNNNNNNNNNNNNNNNNNNNNNNNNNNNNNNNNNNNNNNNNNNNNNNNNNNNNNNNNNNNNNNNNNNNNNNNNNNNNNNNNNNNNNNNNNNNNNNNNNNNNNNNNNNNNNNNNNNNNNNNNNNNNNNNNNNNNNNNNNNNNNNNNNNNNNNNNNNNNNNNNNNNNNNNNNNNNNNNNNNNNNNNNNNNNNNNNNNNNNNNNNNNNNNNNNNNNNNNNNNNNNNNNNNNNNNNNNNNNNNNNNNNNNNNNNNNNNNNNNNNNNNNNNNNNNNNNNNNNNNNNNNNNNNNNNNNNNNNNNNNNNNNNNNNNNNNNNNNNNNNNNNNNNNNNNNNNNNNNNNNNNNNNNNNNNNNNNNNNNNNNNNNNNNNNNNNNNNNNNNNNNNNNNNNNNNNNNNNNNNNNNNNNNNNNNNNNNNNNNNNNNNNNNNNNNNNNNNNNNNNNNNNNNNNNNNNNNNNNNNNNNNNNNNNNNNNNNNNNNNNNNNNNNNNNNNNNNNNNNNNNNNNNNNNNNNNNNNNNNNNNNNNNNNNNNNNNNNNNNNNNNNNNNNNNNNNNNNNNNNNNNNNNNNNNNNNNNNNNNNNNNNNNNNNNNNNNNNNNNNNNNNNNNNNNNNNNNNNNNNNNNNNNNNNNNNNNNNNNNNNNNNNNNNNNNNNNNNNNNNNNNNNNNgctaatatttgttattatacTACCTAATGAACCCTACTGGAGAAAAACAGATGTGCCAGTTTCTTACAGAGTTAGGATCTGCAGATACttgaacagttttctttttttctgcagaagtaCACCAATCCTGGAGTTGAATGCAGTAAAGATTTAGGTCTTCAGTTGGCTTATTTTCAGTGGCAAAAATCGTTTCTCTGAAAGGAATATTAAAGGTCACTGTAAATGTctcttataataaataaataaataaaaaaaaaaagctgtagaaTTCAGGACTGCATGTAAAACTACAAAATCACAGTAACAATAAACTGGGTTAGAAATTTCAAGATGGGTATCTAATGTGAAATATTTTCAGTGACAGGGGAAGGTCAAACAGTTCAAGCCTAtactggatataaaaaaaatatgtttactaatAGGGTGCTACAGAGTCCTACATACAAGCATCTAAACACTTACCCTTCATCATGGGAATCTAACAGCAGCAGAGAACTTCCATCTTTGAGTCCTAACATATTAAGAGTTTTGTCCATATCCTCCAATGCAAACACACTCCAGCCTTCACTGTTTTCTGTGGACGGAGAACACAGTAGGGACTCAGTTGAGGGACTTCCAGCCAGCTTGACTTGCACGTCTCTCAAATGAAAGTTTGATGGGAAAACCCTTTGACTCTCTGAGTATTTTTGTGAAGAACCACTGTTCGTATCTTTACATGGACGCATGATGGTTAAAAGAAGGGGTGTACATTCTGGACCACTATGCACTGGGAGACCACCGACCTGAATAAAATTTTCATGAGACACAGAAGTcataatatgcaaaaacaaacaaagaggAAGCTTTTTCCCAGAGGATTTTCTGAATTTCAATCATACCTGCTTTCCATCCCACACAAATATGTCACATCCTTCTTTAATTCCTGCTCTTGACAAAGTCTGTTCGGCATCTGAAGCAtccatgtaacaaaaaaatgaaaacgataaaatattttatcttaaataCCCAACTACAATCTGGATATTGTCACTGGtgctttttcacatttaaattatATCTGATCTTAAGCTTCCACTATATGCTCCTCAAACATCTTGACTGGGAACTGTTTGACgtctttacattattttacatttatgcatagaatttattacattttcaaaaaaatctttaaaaactacTAATATTATGAGGAGTTCCAATTCCTAATAAAACCCCTACTGTTAGCACTGTACAAGCCCCTTCCCCTGCTGTTCTATATTCTTGCCTAAGAACAGCTCTGGGTTTTTTAAACTGCTGTTGCCACAAACACAGACTTGGCAAATAATCCACATGGCCTCAGCCAAA from Pyxicephalus adspersus unplaced genomic scaffold, UCB_Pads_2.0 Sca748, whole genome shotgun sequence carries:
- the LOC140321111 gene encoding ubiquitin carboxyl-terminal hydrolase 40-like — translated: MRPCKDTNSGSSQKYSESQRVFPSNFHLRDVQVKLAGSPSTESLLCSPSTENSEGWSVFALEDMDKTLNMLGLKDGSSLLLLDSHDEGETIFATENKPTEDLNLYCIQLQDWCTSAEKKKTVQVSADPNSVFLSFVLGTELHEGKEQEIILEETLTVKECLEQMLQMVNLQ